The Achromobacter deleyi genome has a window encoding:
- a CDS encoding PAS domain-containing protein, which translates to MTETQREPYSDAPEFLNKPAAPAPAPLPAAAAGGSEPRANAAPAPAPAPAAPSMPAAPSRPSLPSLPTAPAEPAAPPTEVAISGDPDDVLRVLSQVGVPCILLDRRGRILAVSSEQPLDEEDIAGRSVSQVYGLREPLRMGGGPVDVVYRASDGARVPARLVPLCTLDSGDLIVLVNDGGPFREAESHRFERTPYAVFRLDLQGVIRFANHEAARALSLPREALCGTPLAAHFRASDGPPVQSAIERCAQDREGDAMVAVTVAIPVPEEGDRQFELVMTPDPAPNGELLGVIAVIQSRTLESARDEIRRIALDPALGGWRVKLDRILEQIRRLMPFEHAVFGIYGNDVSLFRAIAVRPEGVELWPARWMDLPPTIRSFLDSGRTWVEEIGAFVKENMPEPGNEVVRCYQDLGIRASVTLPVTRPGGYSSALSLCSRQPGSYGERHLDILRALDLEPVLMRFEKERDDERAEFSDSLRQKVMTAASLRQAADDIIVELAQHFSWDHVALFRVNRLEDRFEVVTQHSLAPAYAMPADYQQPTGSGMLGATLREGRLLAVDDIGNPAYPQHGYTGPRRPLRSAMTVPIHLNGRIRWLLDVESSVSHAFKGPDIDDLLQIIASLEEGLDQHLLRQTKQSLMAETEQAVVFVGREGAIIEMNRVATDMLGGEPGRAQDGADPALITGFVIKGDEAALAVLTSGFSVKRERIELRGVGDKPRSVLATRTDLDPSLDMSIWFFTDIADLDWARDLRYLRETVAEVARQTRTSLSMACSLTSQAVLLHDDAKQGASPEVVAAQAQDLSQRIVAEIGKADITFERLAGASESRRRARASHGDVELGAQLNAVIAALPARDQRRIVLQNHTASKDGPTVSGDAESLCAASRSMLDYLLRCRNADDASVTVDITAGAEGCEVRFGLSDEQIWDIDQPVHAVPDDALLNAERAAHDGASIAITQIQQTMIDHGGALVTEPPLPDLPLQPPQAYESVTPPWRSFTLILPLRID; encoded by the coding sequence ATGACAGAGACGCAGCGGGAACCATACAGCGACGCCCCGGAGTTCTTGAACAAGCCGGCCGCCCCCGCCCCCGCGCCGCTTCCGGCAGCCGCCGCAGGGGGCAGCGAACCGCGCGCAAACGCGGCGCCCGCGCCCGCGCCCGCGCCGGCCGCGCCGTCCATGCCGGCCGCACCTTCAAGGCCGTCGCTGCCGTCATTGCCGACAGCGCCGGCGGAACCCGCCGCGCCGCCCACGGAAGTTGCCATCTCCGGCGACCCCGACGACGTGTTGCGGGTGTTGTCGCAGGTCGGCGTGCCCTGCATTTTGCTGGACCGGCGGGGCCGCATCCTGGCGGTCAGCAGCGAGCAGCCCCTGGACGAAGAAGACATCGCCGGCCGCAGCGTCAGCCAGGTGTACGGACTGCGCGAGCCCTTGCGGATGGGCGGCGGTCCGGTCGACGTGGTCTATCGGGCTTCGGACGGCGCCCGGGTGCCGGCGCGGCTGGTTCCCCTGTGCACGCTGGACAGCGGTGATCTGATCGTGCTTGTGAACGACGGCGGGCCATTTCGCGAAGCCGAGTCACACCGCTTCGAACGCACGCCTTACGCCGTGTTCCGGCTTGATCTGCAGGGCGTCATCCGGTTTGCCAATCACGAGGCGGCGCGCGCGCTCAGCCTGCCGCGGGAAGCGCTTTGCGGCACGCCGTTGGCCGCGCACTTTCGCGCAAGCGACGGCCCCCCGGTACAAAGCGCGATCGAACGCTGTGCGCAAGACCGGGAGGGCGACGCCATGGTGGCCGTCACCGTCGCCATCCCCGTTCCGGAGGAAGGCGATCGCCAATTCGAACTGGTGATGACGCCGGATCCGGCGCCCAACGGGGAACTGCTGGGTGTGATCGCAGTCATCCAGTCCCGCACCCTGGAGTCCGCGCGCGACGAGATCCGGCGCATTGCGCTGGATCCGGCCCTCGGCGGATGGCGAGTGAAGCTCGACCGCATCCTGGAGCAGATCCGGCGCCTGATGCCGTTCGAACACGCGGTCTTCGGCATCTACGGCAATGACGTTTCGCTGTTCCGGGCGATCGCGGTGCGGCCGGAAGGCGTGGAGCTATGGCCGGCGCGCTGGATGGACCTTCCGCCGACAATCCGGTCTTTTCTCGATTCCGGCCGGACCTGGGTCGAAGAGATCGGCGCCTTCGTCAAGGAGAACATGCCCGAACCCGGCAACGAGGTGGTGCGCTGCTACCAGGACCTCGGCATACGCGCCTCCGTGACCCTGCCCGTCACGCGCCCCGGCGGCTACAGCTCGGCCCTGAGCCTGTGCTCGCGCCAGCCCGGCTCTTACGGGGAACGGCATCTGGATATCCTGCGCGCACTGGACCTGGAGCCCGTGCTGATGCGTTTCGAAAAGGAACGCGACGACGAGCGGGCCGAATTTTCGGACTCGCTGCGGCAGAAGGTGATGACGGCCGCCTCGCTACGTCAGGCGGCGGACGACATCATTGTCGAACTGGCGCAGCATTTCTCCTGGGACCACGTGGCGCTGTTCCGCGTGAACCGGCTGGAAGACCGCTTCGAAGTGGTGACGCAGCACAGCCTGGCGCCCGCCTACGCCATGCCGGCCGACTATCAGCAGCCCACCGGCAGCGGCATGCTGGGCGCCACGCTGAGGGAAGGCCGCCTGCTGGCGGTCGACGATATCGGCAATCCCGCATACCCGCAGCACGGCTACACCGGCCCCAGACGGCCGCTGCGCTCCGCCATGACCGTGCCCATACATCTGAACGGGCGGATACGCTGGCTGCTCGACGTGGAATCCTCCGTGTCGCATGCCTTCAAGGGACCGGATATCGACGACCTGCTCCAGATCATCGCGTCGCTGGAAGAAGGGCTGGACCAGCATCTGCTCAGGCAGACCAAGCAAAGCCTGATGGCCGAAACCGAACAGGCGGTGGTTTTCGTGGGCCGCGAGGGTGCGATCATCGAGATGAACCGCGTGGCCACCGATATGCTGGGCGGCGAGCCGGGCCGGGCCCAGGATGGCGCGGATCCCGCCCTGATAACGGGATTCGTGATCAAAGGAGACGAAGCCGCGCTGGCCGTGCTCACGTCGGGCTTTTCGGTGAAGCGCGAGCGCATCGAGTTGCGGGGCGTCGGCGACAAGCCCCGCTCCGTGCTGGCCACCAGAACCGACCTGGATCCCAGCCTGGACATGTCGATCTGGTTCTTCACGGATATCGCGGACCTGGACTGGGCGCGGGACCTGCGCTACTTGCGGGAAACCGTGGCCGAGGTCGCCAGGCAAACGCGTACCTCGCTGTCGATGGCATGCAGCCTGACCTCGCAGGCGGTGCTGTTGCACGACGACGCGAAGCAGGGCGCGTCTCCCGAGGTCGTCGCCGCCCAGGCGCAGGATCTCAGCCAGCGCATCGTCGCCGAGATTGGCAAGGCCGACATCACCTTCGAGCGCCTGGCCGGCGCCAGCGAATCGCGGCGGCGCGCCCGGGCCTCGCATGGCGATGTGGAACTGGGCGCCCAGCTGAACGCGGTGATCGCCGCCTTGCCCGCGCGCGATCAGCGGCGCATCGTGCTGCAGAACCATACCGCGTCCAAAGACGGGCCCACGGTGTCTGGCGATGCGGAATCGCTGTGCGCGGCGTCGCGCTCCATGCTGGATTACCTCTTGCGTTGCCGCAACGCGGACGACGCCAGCGTGACGGTCGATATCACGGCCGGCGCCGAAGGCTGCGAGGTGCGCTTCGGCCTGAGCGACGAGCAGATCTGGGACATCGACCAGCCCGTCCATGCCGTGCCCGACGATGCGCTGCTGAATGCGGAGCGCGCCGCGCACGATGGCGCCAGCATCGCGATCACCCAGATCCAGCAGACCATGATCGACCATGGCGGCGCGCTCGTCACCGAACCGCCGCTCCCGGACTTGCCATTGCAGCCGCCGCAAGCCTATGAATCGGTGACGCCGCCATGGCGATCGTTCACGCTGATCCTCCCGCTCAGGATTGACTAG
- a CDS encoding C1 family peptidase: MATRKAAARTATKSTPGKKAKRAAKAAGPAAVEKPADPARPKPRKRREPQPAPSGRSFERSAKPDAFDARDILFRPNISVTPKAEMIPVMGLTVKHQGETSACTGFALSTIVEYLLRKSERDPRPAISPFMLYSMARRYDEFPGSLDDSGSSLRGALKGWFRHGACAQALFPTIVVPPAATKTEEDWWLDAVKRPLGAYYRIDTRSIVEMHAALNEVGILYASAGCHDGWDAGHGVTPRKAAATPITEPFWVIPSSGQDAAVLGHAFVIVGYTQDGFLIQNSWGEEWGTHGMAVLTYDDWMRNAMDCWVVQLGVVTHEHERISNSISLRTDGKKVTLAAGKVLRNRELSPFIVNVGNNGKLSNSGAFRTTRDDLRAIVDVHMSAAREKWGLKDKPMDVCVYAHGGLVGEDDAAEAAAEWIPLLYESQIFPVFLMWETDFITTVKNIIRDAASGVPRTTGGIGERLERWWNQRLERWLARPGTVIWGEMKQNAEAMSEPARQGEDEAAMIMLYQHFKSHVSRGRVRLHIVGHSAGAIVASHFAHRLAADGGELESLSLMAPAVTLNTFRELVVPHLKTRVKRYQQFHLSDRAEEDDPTCGPYRRSLLYLVSESFEGGTTTPLLGMERYFRDAGIPCDAVHVSPAGSHSLTSRIQPVASSTHGGFDNDKGTQQQVIAFIKR, translated from the coding sequence GCGGGCCGCGAAAGCGGCGGGGCCCGCTGCTGTTGAAAAGCCGGCGGACCCCGCCCGTCCAAAGCCCCGGAAGCGTCGCGAGCCGCAACCGGCGCCGTCCGGGCGTTCCTTCGAGCGGTCCGCCAAGCCGGATGCCTTTGACGCGCGGGACATCCTGTTTCGCCCCAATATCTCCGTCACCCCAAAGGCAGAGATGATCCCGGTGATGGGGCTGACGGTGAAGCACCAAGGAGAGACGTCGGCCTGCACCGGTTTCGCGCTGTCCACGATCGTCGAGTACCTGCTGCGCAAGTCGGAGCGCGATCCGCGGCCCGCGATATCGCCCTTCATGCTGTATTCGATGGCCCGGCGCTACGACGAATTCCCCGGGTCGCTCGACGACAGCGGATCGAGCCTGCGCGGCGCGCTGAAAGGCTGGTTCAGGCATGGCGCCTGCGCCCAGGCCCTGTTCCCCACGATAGTCGTGCCTCCGGCCGCCACGAAGACCGAAGAAGACTGGTGGCTGGACGCCGTCAAGCGCCCGCTGGGCGCCTACTACCGCATCGATACGCGCAGCATTGTCGAAATGCATGCGGCGCTCAACGAGGTCGGCATCCTCTATGCCAGCGCGGGATGCCACGACGGCTGGGACGCGGGCCACGGCGTTACGCCACGCAAGGCGGCCGCCACGCCCATCACCGAGCCGTTCTGGGTCATTCCCTCCAGCGGCCAGGACGCAGCCGTGCTGGGGCATGCCTTTGTCATCGTGGGATACACCCAGGACGGCTTCCTGATACAGAATTCGTGGGGCGAAGAGTGGGGCACGCACGGCATGGCCGTGCTGACCTACGACGACTGGATGCGCAACGCCATGGATTGCTGGGTCGTCCAACTTGGCGTCGTCACTCACGAGCACGAGAGAATATCCAACAGCATCAGCCTGCGCACCGACGGCAAGAAAGTCACGCTCGCGGCGGGCAAGGTGCTGCGCAACCGGGAGTTGTCCCCGTTCATCGTCAACGTCGGGAACAACGGCAAGCTCAGCAACAGCGGCGCTTTCCGGACCACGCGGGACGATCTGCGCGCCATCGTGGACGTGCATATGAGCGCCGCGCGTGAAAAATGGGGGTTGAAGGACAAGCCCATGGACGTCTGCGTCTACGCGCATGGCGGCCTGGTGGGAGAGGACGACGCGGCGGAGGCCGCCGCCGAATGGATACCCCTGCTCTACGAAAGCCAGATATTCCCGGTCTTCCTGATGTGGGAGACCGACTTCATCACCACGGTGAAGAACATCATCCGCGACGCCGCCAGCGGCGTGCCCCGGACCACGGGCGGCATCGGCGAACGGCTGGAACGCTGGTGGAACCAGCGCCTTGAGCGCTGGCTGGCCCGCCCGGGAACGGTGATCTGGGGCGAAATGAAGCAGAACGCCGAGGCCATGAGCGAACCGGCAAGGCAGGGCGAAGACGAAGCCGCCATGATCATGCTCTACCAGCACTTCAAGTCGCACGTCAGCCGGGGCCGCGTGCGCCTGCACATCGTGGGCCATTCCGCGGGCGCCATCGTCGCCAGCCATTTCGCGCATCGCCTGGCGGCCGACGGCGGCGAACTCGAATCGCTGAGCCTCATGGCGCCGGCGGTCACCCTCAATACCTTTCGCGAACTGGTCGTCCCGCATCTGAAAACCAGGGTGAAGCGCTATCAGCAATTTCACCTTTCGGACCGCGCCGAGGAAGACGACCCAACTTGCGGACCGTATCGTCGTTCACTGCTCTACCTGGTGAGCGAGTCCTTTGAAGGCGGCACCACGACGCCGCTGCTCGGCATGGAACGGTATTTCCGCGACGCCGGCATTCCTTGCGATGCCGTCCACGTCTCGCCTGCGGGCAGCCATTCGCTCACCTCCAGGATCCAGCCCGTGGCTTCCAGCACGCACGGCGGCTTTGACAACGACAAGGGCACGCAACAGCAAGTCATCGCCTTCATAAAGCGCTGA